Proteins encoded in a region of the Dromaius novaehollandiae isolate bDroNov1 chromosome 18, bDroNov1.hap1, whole genome shotgun sequence genome:
- the GNA13 gene encoding guanine nucleotide-binding protein subunit alpha-13 yields the protein MADFLPSRSVLSGCFPGCLLTSGEAEQQRKSKEIDKCLNREKTYVKRLVKILLLGAGESGKSTFLKQMRIIHGQDWDRAAREEFRATIYSNVIKGVRVLVDAREKLHIPWGDPTNQSNGDTMMAFDTRSVTVVQGMVETAVFLQYLPAIRALWADSGIQHAYDRRREFQLGESVKYFLDNLDKLGEQDYLPSQQDILLARRPTKGIHEYDFEIKNVPFKMVDVGGQRSERKRWFECFDSVTSILFLVSSSEFDQVLMEDRQTNRLTESLNIFETIVNNRVFSNVSIILFLNKTDLLEEKVQKVSIKDYFPEFEGDPHCLTDVQKFLVDCFRTKRRDQQQKPLYHHFTTAINTENIRLVFRDVKDTILHDNLKQLMLQ from the exons ATGGCGGACTTCCTGCCGTCGCGCTCCGTGCTGTCGGGCTGCTTCCCCGGCTGCCTGCTCACCAGCGGCGAGGCCGAGCAGCAGCGCAAGTCCAAGGAGATCGACAAGTGCCTCAACCGCGAGAAGACCTACGTGAAGCGCCTCGTCAAGATCCTGCTGCTGGGCGCGGGCGAGAGCGGCAAGTCCACCTTCCTCAAGCAGATGCGGATCATCCACGGGCAGGACTGGGACCGGGCGGCCCGCGAGGAGTTCCGCGCCACCATCTACAGCAACGTGATCAAGG GTGTGAGAGTCCTCGTAGATGCCAGAGAGAAACTTCATATTCCTTGGGGAGATCCCACCAACCAGAGTAATGGAGATACGATGATGGCTTTTGATACGCGATCAGTCACAGTGGTGCAAGGAATGGTGGAGACAGCGGTTTTTTTACAGTACCTTCCAGCCATCAGGGCGCTATGGGCAGATAGTGGTATCCAGCACGCATACGACAGGCGCAGAGAATTCCAGCTG ggGGAGTCTGTAAAATACTTCTTGGACAACTTGGATAAACTTGGAGAACAa gattATCTTCCATCACAGCAAGATATTCTGCTGGCACGAAGACCCACAAAAGGGATTCACGAGTACGATTTCGaaataaaaaatgttcctttCAAAATGGTTGATGTAGGTGGCCAAAGGTCAGAACGGAAACGTTGGTTTGAATGCTTCGACAGTGTCACATCAATACTCTTCCTTGTTTCCTCAAGTGAATTTGACCAAGTGCTTATGGAGGATCGGCAAACGAATCGCCTTACAGAGTCTCTGAACATTTTTGAAACAATAGTCAATAACCGGGTTTTCAGCAATGTCTCCATCATTCTCTTCTTAAATAAGACGGACTTGCTTGAGGAAAAAGTACAAAAAGTGAGCATCAAAGACTATTTTCCAGAGTTTGAAGGGGATCCCCACTGCTTAACAGATGTCCAAAAATTCCTAGTGGATTGTTTTCGTACCAAACGCCGGGACCAGCAGCAGAAGCCCCTCTACCACCACTTCACCACTGCTATTAACACAGAAAACATCCGGCTAGTTTTCCGTGATGTCAAGGATACCATCCTTCATGATAACCTCAAGCAGCTTATGCTACAGTGA